The following are encoded together in the Equus quagga isolate Etosha38 chromosome 1, UCLA_HA_Equagga_1.0, whole genome shotgun sequence genome:
- the CEL gene encoding bile salt-activated lipase, producing the protein MGHLELAVLGLTCCLAVVSAAKLGVVYTEGGFVEGINKQLGLFGDYVDIFKGIPFAAPTKALENPQPHPGWEGTLKATDFKKRCLQATITQDNTYGDEDCLYLNIWVPQGKKEVSRDLPVMIWIYGGAFLMGAGQGANFLSNYLYDGEEIATRGNVIVVTFNYRVGPLGFLSTGDANLPGNYGLRDQHMAIAWVKRNIAAFGGDPNNITIFGQSAGGASVSLQTLSPYNKGLIRRAISQSGVALSPWAIQKNPLFWAKKIAEKVGCPVDDTSRMAKCLKITDPRALTLAYKMPLTGTEYPVLHYLGFLPVVDGDFIPDDPMNLYANAADIDYLAGTNDMDGHMFASLDMPAINKNKQDITAEEFYKLVSGLTMTKGLRGANATFDLYTEPWALDSSQETKKKTVVDFETDVLFLMPTETALVQHRANAKSAKTYAYLFSLPSRMPVYPSWVGADHADDIQYVFGKPFATPLGYRSQHRTVSKAMIAYWTNFARTGDPNTGHSAVPTPWDPYTLENSSYLEINKKMDSSSMKQSLRTNYLRYWTLTYDALPTTIGEGAALVPPTDDSEAAPAPPSGDSEAGPTPPSGDSEGAWMPAVIGF; encoded by the exons ATGGGACACCTGGAGCTGGCCGTCTTGGGCCTCACCTGCTGCTTGGCAGTAGTGAGCGCTGCAAAG CTGGGCGTGGTGTACACGGAAGGCGGCTTTGTGGAAGGCATCAACAAGCAGCTCGGCCTCTTTGGTGACTATGTCGACATCTTCAAGGGCATCCCCTTCGCCGCCCCGACCAAGGCCCTGGAGAACCCCCAGCCACACCCAGGCTGGGAAG GGACTCTGAAGGCCACGGACTTCAAGAAGCGATGCCTGCAGGCCACTATCACCCAGGACAACACCTACGGGGATGAGGACTGCCTGTACCTCAACATCTGGGTCCCCCAGGGCAAGAAGGAAG tCTCCAGGGACCTGCCCGTCATGATCTGGATCTACGGAGGTGCCTTCCTCATGGGGGCTGGCCAGGGGGCCAACTTTCTCAGCAACTACCTGTACGACGGGGAGGAGATCGCCACGCGGGGCAATGTCATTGTGGTCACCTTCAACTACCGCGTCGGCCCCCTGGGCTTCCTCAGCACTGGGGATGCCAACCTGCCAG GTAACTATGGCCTTCGGGATCAGCACATGGCCATTGCTTGGGTGAAGAGGAACATTGCAGCCTTTGGGGGGGACCCCAACAACATCACCATCTTTGGGCAATCAGCCGGAGGAGCCAGCGTCTCTCTGCAG ACACTCTCTCCCTACAACAAGGGCCTCATCCGCCGAGCCATCAGCCAGAGTGGCGTGGCACTGAGCCCCTGGGCCATCCAGAAGAACCCCCTCTTCTGGGCCAAGAAG ATCGCTGAGAAGGTGGGCTGCCCCGTGGATGATACCTCCAGGATGGCCAAGTGTCTAAAGATCACTGATCCCCGTGCCCTGACGCTGGCCTATAAGATGCCCCTGACAGGCACAGAAT ACCCCGTGCTGCACTATCTGGGCTTCCTCCCTGTCGTTGATGGAGACTTCATCCCCGACGACCCCATGAATCTGTACGCCAACGCCGCCGACATCGACTACCTAGCAGGCACCAACGACATGGACGGCCACATGTTTGCCAGCCTCGACATGCCAGCCATCAACAAGAACAAACAGGACATCACAGC GGAGGAGTTCTACAAGCTGGTCAGCGGGCTCACCATGACCAAGGGGCTCAGAGGTGCCAACGCCACCTTTGACTTATACACCGAGCCCTGGGCCCTTGACTCATCCCAGGAGACCAAGAAGAAGACCGTGGTGGACTTTGAGACCGACGTCCTCTTTCTGATGCCCACGGAGACGGCCCTGGTCCAGCACAGGGCCAACGCCAa GAGTGCCAAGACCTATGCCTACCTGTTCTCCCTGCCCTCTCGGATGCCCGTCTACCCGAGCTGGGTGGGGGCCGACCACGCGGACGACATCCAGTACGTGTTCGGGAAGCCCTTCGCCACACCCCTGGGCTACCGGTCTCAGCACCGGACTGTCTCCAAAGCCATGATCGCCTACTGGACGAACTTCGCCAGAACCGG GGACCCCAACACGGGCCACTCGGCCGTGCCCACGCCCTGGGATCCCTACACCCTGGAAAACAGCAGCTACCTGGAGATCAACAAGAAGATGGACAGCAGCTCGatgaagcagagcctgaggacCAACTATTTGCGCTACTGGACCCTGACCTACGACGCGCTGCCCACCACGATCGGTGAGGGGGCCGCCCTGGTGCCCCCCACAGACGACTCTGAGGCCGCCCCTGCACCCCCCTCGGGTGACTCTGAGGCTGGTCCCACGCCCCCCTCGGGTGACTCTGAGGGGGCTTGGATGCCCGCAGTCATTGGCTTCTAA